In Paraburkholderia phenazinium, the following are encoded in one genomic region:
- a CDS encoding LysR family transcriptional regulator, translating to MDQFKELQLFVEVAETGSISRAAEAVDLSISAASRYLISLETRLAVQLVRRTTRNLYLTQAGAEFHRRCKSILADLGEAESVIKDATVRPSGVLRVTASLSFCLLHIAPMLPDFTARYPDITVDVVAANRYHDIIENGIDVAVRTKVLEADSNITVRRLAATRRILAAAPSYLEANGSPRFPAELVKHKVLNYGLADNPRELAFCRTGESVLVKVKPLLESNDGQILRVAALDGMGILVQPKYIVYDDLKAGRLIPVLNDWDLPRLTINIAFQTRAHMPVKVRLFIDALVERFQQNEYERHWTA from the coding sequence ATGGACCAGTTCAAGGAACTACAGCTCTTCGTCGAGGTTGCCGAGACTGGCAGTATCAGCCGGGCGGCGGAGGCGGTGGATCTGTCCATTTCAGCGGCAAGCCGCTATCTGATCTCGTTGGAGACGCGCCTTGCCGTGCAGCTGGTGCGCAGGACGACCCGCAATCTCTACCTCACCCAGGCTGGGGCCGAGTTCCATCGCCGCTGCAAATCCATTCTGGCGGATCTCGGCGAGGCTGAATCGGTCATCAAGGATGCGACTGTCCGGCCGAGCGGCGTCCTTCGTGTGACTGCGTCGCTCTCGTTCTGTTTGCTGCACATTGCGCCCATGCTGCCTGACTTTACCGCACGCTATCCGGACATCACGGTGGATGTGGTGGCGGCCAATCGTTACCACGACATCATCGAGAACGGCATCGACGTCGCGGTTCGTACCAAGGTTCTTGAAGCGGACAGCAACATCACGGTCAGACGGCTCGCCGCGACCCGGCGGATCCTGGCCGCGGCGCCTTCGTATCTCGAAGCAAACGGTTCGCCGCGCTTCCCGGCCGAACTGGTGAAGCACAAGGTATTGAACTACGGCCTGGCCGACAATCCGCGGGAGCTCGCCTTCTGCCGCACAGGCGAGTCGGTTCTCGTCAAGGTCAAACCGCTTCTCGAATCCAACGACGGTCAGATACTGCGGGTTGCTGCGCTCGACGGTATGGGCATTCTCGTGCAGCCGAAGTACATCGTGTACGACGACCTCAAGGCGGGCCGCCTGATTCCCGTGCTGAACGATTGGGACCTGCCACGCCTGACGATCAATATTGCATTCCAGACCCGCGCACATATGCCGGTGAAAGTGCGTTTGTTCATCGATGCACTCGTTGAGCGGTTTCAGCAAAACGAGTACGAGCGCCACTGGACCGCTTGA
- a CDS encoding LacI family DNA-binding transcriptional regulator: MAHRFLIKEIALQAGLGMATVDRVLNGRAHVREHTRKRVEQAIKELEKQELQLATAGRKLMIDVLVEAPARFADEIKEALEAELPGLHPVVCRPRFLMRETMTTAEVVDALQSIGRRGSHGVFLKARDVPEIAEAIRELQRRGIPVITIFTDIPLSGRIAYAGLDNRVAGATAAYLLAQWLRPQPGNILITMSDERFRGEEEREISFRRALRLRYPQLTLVDASGGHGLDTLTEARVHQVLTAHVKISAVYSMGGGNVAILRALEAQQQAPVCFIGHDLDRDNVRLLREGKVQAILHHDLRQDMRSACQHIVHFHKLLPAAAVSPSSSVVVVTPENIPAHIASRFR; this comes from the coding sequence ATGGCCCACCGCTTTCTTATCAAGGAGATTGCTCTCCAGGCTGGCCTCGGCATGGCCACGGTGGACCGGGTCCTCAATGGGCGGGCCCATGTTCGCGAGCACACGCGCAAACGCGTCGAGCAGGCAATCAAGGAGCTCGAGAAACAGGAACTCCAGTTGGCTACCGCGGGACGAAAGCTCATGATCGACGTGCTGGTCGAAGCGCCCGCGCGCTTTGCCGACGAGATCAAGGAAGCCCTTGAAGCCGAACTGCCGGGGCTGCATCCGGTCGTCTGCCGGCCACGGTTCCTGATGCGCGAAACGATGACAACGGCCGAGGTGGTCGACGCGCTGCAGTCCATTGGCCGTCGCGGAAGCCACGGGGTATTCCTCAAGGCTCGCGACGTTCCTGAGATTGCCGAAGCCATTCGCGAACTACAGCGTCGTGGCATTCCCGTGATCACGATCTTCACCGATATCCCTTTGTCCGGCCGCATCGCCTATGCGGGACTGGACAATCGCGTCGCCGGCGCGACCGCCGCCTACCTTCTCGCGCAGTGGTTGCGGCCGCAGCCCGGCAACATCCTGATCACCATGAGCGATGAACGCTTCAGAGGCGAAGAGGAACGTGAAATAAGCTTCCGGCGAGCGCTGCGGCTCCGATATCCGCAACTGACGCTGGTCGACGCCAGCGGTGGCCACGGCCTCGACACGCTCACTGAAGCGCGGGTCCACCAGGTGCTCACGGCTCATGTGAAGATCTCCGCGGTCTATTCCATGGGAGGCGGAAACGTCGCCATCCTTCGGGCACTCGAAGCGCAGCAGCAAGCTCCGGTTTGCTTCATTGGGCACGATCTGGATCGGGACAATGTGCGTCTGCTGCGCGAGGGCAAAGTGCAGGCGATTCTCCATCACGATCTGCGTCAGGACATGCGCTCGGCGTGCCAGCACATCGTTCATTTCCACAAACTGCTGCCGGCGGCAGCCGTGTCGCCCTCGTCATCCGTCGTCGTCGTGACGCCGGAGAATATTCCGGCGCATATCGCGAGCCGTTTCCGTTGA
- a CDS encoding porin, which translates to MRKVLFGMLAMTATVSASAQSSVTLYGIVDNGLEYETGMPKGHVFGAQSGGWAQSRFGFKGTEDLGGGTQAIFHLESRLNTQNGTFSNGSFFEGQATVGLHNDTWGQVKLGNMGSAEISQYSGDVDPQQTKKYAIGTLVRGRIFSQAGNGVEYLSPLVGGFTLQGQYDLTNSTKWNAGSPGSAPGQLGTSTGLGSAQGRSDGIKLSYQVGSLYWQATYDEVRDPNGQFSNVYLASRSILTGATYAIGPVVAYLGYQHLSAPNASNAGYFGTATPTTLPAGTSLPTAVDHEWIGAIWNATTALAITGAVYHANANRGNGNATLYTLGTNYFLSKRTLLYTELAYVRNSSTSNLGLDSGLYGANSNNDPTNSGASSTNPDYGKSQFGVIAGVAHQF; encoded by the coding sequence ATGAGAAAGGTTCTGTTTGGAATGCTCGCGATGACGGCTACGGTGTCTGCCAGTGCGCAAAGCAGCGTTACGCTGTACGGCATCGTCGACAACGGACTGGAGTATGAGACCGGCATGCCGAAGGGGCACGTGTTCGGCGCGCAAAGTGGCGGGTGGGCGCAATCGCGGTTCGGTTTCAAAGGGACTGAGGATCTCGGCGGCGGCACCCAGGCCATTTTCCACCTCGAGTCTCGCCTGAACACCCAAAACGGCACCTTTTCCAACGGCAGCTTCTTCGAGGGGCAGGCGACCGTCGGTTTGCATAACGACACGTGGGGTCAAGTGAAGCTGGGCAATATGGGCTCGGCCGAAATCAGTCAGTATTCGGGCGACGTCGATCCACAGCAGACGAAGAAATATGCGATCGGGACGCTGGTGCGCGGCCGGATCTTCTCGCAGGCGGGCAACGGTGTCGAGTACCTGTCGCCGCTGGTCGGAGGATTTACGCTGCAGGGGCAATACGACCTGACGAACTCGACGAAGTGGAACGCCGGAAGTCCGGGAAGCGCGCCGGGCCAGTTGGGCACCTCTACCGGTCTGGGGAGTGCGCAGGGGCGCTCCGACGGTATCAAACTCTCTTACCAGGTGGGCAGCCTTTACTGGCAGGCGACCTATGACGAAGTTCGCGATCCCAATGGACAGTTCAGCAATGTGTACCTGGCCTCGCGCTCCATCCTCACCGGTGCGACCTATGCGATCGGTCCTGTGGTTGCGTATCTGGGCTATCAGCATTTGAGCGCACCCAACGCATCCAACGCCGGATACTTCGGGACAGCCACGCCGACCACGCTGCCGGCAGGCACGTCGCTGCCGACAGCGGTCGATCACGAATGGATCGGGGCGATCTGGAACGCGACGACGGCACTCGCCATCACCGGTGCGGTGTATCACGCAAACGCCAATCGCGGCAACGGCAACGCGACGCTATACACACTGGGCACGAACTACTTCCTGTCGAAGCGGACGCTCCTTTATACCGAGCTCGCTTACGTGCGGAACAGTTCGACGTCCAACCTCGGGCTCGACAGCGGTCTGTATGGCGCGAACAGTAACAACGACCCGACGAACAGCGGCGCGTCCAGTACCAATCCGGACTATGGCAAGAGCCAGTTCGGCGTCATCGCGGGTGTCGCGCACCAGTTCTAG